A single window of Theropithecus gelada isolate Dixy chromosome 9, Tgel_1.0, whole genome shotgun sequence DNA harbors:
- the NDUFB8 gene encoding NADH dehydrogenase [ubiquinone] 1 beta subcomplex subunit 8, mitochondrial isoform X2, whose amino-acid sequence MAVARAGVLGVQWLQRASRNVVPLGARTASRMTKDMFPGPYPRTPEERAAAAKKYNMRVEDYEPYPDEGMGYGDYPKLPDRSQHERDPWYSWDQPDLRLNWGEPMHWHIDMYTRNRVDTSPTPVSWNVMCMHLFGFLAFMTFMFWVGDVYPSYQPLCRHHFSYNLGFLSALA is encoded by the exons ATGGCGGTGGCCAGGGCCGGGGTCCTGGGAGTTCAGTGGCTGCAAAGGGCATCCCGGAACGTGGTGCCGCTGGGCGCACGGACAG CCTCCCGCATGACCAAGGACATGTTCCCAGGGCCCTATCCTAGGACCCCAGAAGAACGGGCCGCCGCCGCCAAGAAGTATAATATGCGTGTGGAAGACTACGAGCCTTACCCGGATGAGGGCATGGG GTATGGCGACTACCCGAAGCTCCCTGACCGTTCACAGCATGAGAGGGATCCATGGTATAGCTGGGACCAACCGGACCTGAGGTTGAACTGGGGTGAACCG ATGCACTGGCACATAGACATGTACACCAGGAACCGTGTGGATACATCCCCCACACCTGTTTCTTGGAATGTCATGTGTATGCACCTCTTCGGTTTCCTGGCTTTCATGACATTCATGTTCTGGGTGGGGGACGTGTACCCTTCCTACCAGCCTCTG